The following coding sequences are from one Humulus lupulus chromosome X, drHumLupu1.1, whole genome shotgun sequence window:
- the LOC133804718 gene encoding uncharacterized protein LOC133804718, whose protein sequence is MPGILRGIDTSCAKKYSDWKYDIKEHLTINGPQNRYGGCTDTQWQKAIEFFRRPEITKRSVVNKENRKKLKELSYGGSQSIPALRYKKRNLETGQLESIPDSWMDTHHKSGTGWVTETAKNTWEELRAYRDTQQTQATDTESSTPVSSAPEDEDISLVQTVFGK, encoded by the exons atgcctgggatcttgagaggcattgatacttcgtgtgctaaaaagtattctgactggaagtacgatattaaagagcatttaacgattaatgggccacaaaatcgttatggtggttgcacggatacgcagtggcaaaaagccattgaatttttccgacgcccagaaattacg aaacgttctgtggtcaacaaggaaaataggaagaaactgaaagagcttagctatggaggttctcagtcaatcccagccctgcgctataaaaaa cgcaatttagagactgggcaacttgagtccatcccggatagctggatggatactcaccataaatcaggcacagggtgggtgacagagacagccaaaaatacttgg gaggaattgcgtgcataccgcgacacacagcagacacaggcaactgatactgagagttccacaccagtttcgagtgcgcctgaagatgaagacatatctttggtacaaactgtcttcggaaaatga